In Hahella sp. HNIBRBA332, the genomic window GACTGCATACGGCGAACAATGATATGTCGCCGGTTAATTATGAAAACTCTCTCAGGCAAGTGTCCGGTGAGGTTTGACCAGAACATCCTACCAATAACAGAAAAGGCGCATCCACGGGTTTAAGCCGGAGAGGCGCCTTTAGCCCCAGTAAACTTGAGCTTTTACATATATAGCGACAGCTGATTAGGCTAATGGGGCAGAGACTGTAATTTAATTTGTGTATCTGCCTATCACTAGTACCCTATAGCGGGGTTAAGGATAGGTAGACAATGAACCAGAAAGAATTAGAAGCATTTGCCCGTGAGGCAGCCAAATCTCTGAAAACAGAAAAGGATCTCAACGAGTTCCGTCAGATGCTCACCAAGGCGACCGTGGAAGCCGCGCTCAATGCAGAGCTGGATGTGCATCTGGGATACGAGAAACATCAATCTTCAAATTCAGACAATAGCCGTAACGGCTATTCCAGCAAGACCCTCCGTACCGAGGACGGTCAGTTTGAAGTTAATACTCCCAGAGATCGTCAGGGCAGCTTTGAGCCTCTACTGGTCAAGAAGCAGCAGACCCGCTTCACCACCATGGACGACAAGATTCTCAGCCTCTACGCCAAAGGCATGAGCACCCGAGAGATCGTGGCCACCTTTAAGGAAATGTATGGCGCGGATGTCTCTCCCACCTTAATCTCCAAAGTCACGGATGCCGTGATTGAGCGGGTGGTGGAATGGCAGTCTCGTCCTCTGGATGCGGTTTATCCCATCGTATACCTGGACTGTATTGTGGTGAAGATCCGCCAGGATAAGCAGGTGATCAACAAGGCGATCTATCTTGCCTTGGGAGTGAATCTGGAAGGTCACAAAGAACTGTTAGGGATGTGGATCTCTGAAACCGAAGGGGCGAAGTTCTGGCTTAATGTGCTGACCGAGTTACAGAACCGGGGCGTGAAGGACATTCTGATCGCCTGTGTGGATGGTCTGAAGGGTTTCCCCGAAGCGATCAATACCGTGTATCCCCAAACCCGGATACAGCTCTGTATCGTGCACATGGTGCGCAATGCGGTGAAGTATGTGCCATGGAAAGACTATAAGCCGGTCACAACAGATCTGAAGCGGATCTACCAATCGGCCACCGAAGAGGAAGCCCTCTCAGAGCTGGACAAATTTGCCGAACGATGGGATGAGAAATATCCCCAGATCAGCCGATCCTGGCGGCTTCACTGGGAGAATCTCAACACTCTGTTCCGCTACCCGGAAGACATTCGCAGGGCCATCTACACGACCAATGCCATTGAGTCCCTTAACAGCGTCATTAGGAAAGTGATCAAGAAACGGAAGCTGTTCCCCACGGATGATTCCGCGAGAAAGGTGGTGTATCTGGCGATCATGGATGCGTCGAAGAAATGGACGATGCCGATCAGGAATTGGAAGTCAGCGCTGAACCGATTTATGATCGAGTTCGAAGATCGCTTAACGGAGTATCTTTAATAACCAGGCAGATACACAGAATTATTTACAGGGTCAATGGGGCATTCTTAGTTGCCCCACATACCCAACTGGCTTTCAGAAGAAGCAGTACGCACAGCCCGAGAACAACTAGCAATGCAGTTCCTAGCCCAGTGTTATTCGCTAACAGACCAATTAGCGGTGGTCCTGCTAGCATTCCTCCATATCCCAGTGTCGAAATAGATGCCACTCCAATAGCTGGTTCGACTCCTGGCTGATTACCCGCTGCGTTAAACATGATTGGTGAAACCACTGAAAGCCCCAATCCAACGACTGCAAAGCCAATAATTGCCATTGCAGGCGATTCACAGAACAGTACGAGAGCCATTCCCACAGTGGCAATTGACGCCAAAACTCTAACTAGGCTTACGTCACTGATTTTCTCTCTGAATCGATCGCCAAATAAACGGCCAAAAATCATCACTGCTGAGAATGCGGCATAGCCTAATGCTGCAACTGCTTCTGAAGCTCCTTTCTCAGAACTGAGTAACAATGCCCCCCAATCTGCTATAGCTCCTTCTGAGACCATTGCGCACAACGCTAGGATGCCAATTCCAAATAAGGCTTTAGGTGGCATTTTGAATCCGTGGTTTTCTTCTTCTGCTTCTACCTTCTCTGGATCTGGGACTAGATATGGTAGCGAAATTCCAAGCAGTATTAGTCCTGAAACCATGAGTATGCTGAAGTGTTTAATTGGCTCCAAATCAGAGAATATAAATGTACTTCCTGCGCCGATCATGCCTCCCACACTTGCCATTGCGAATAACGTAGACATACAAGGCTTCTGAATCAATCTTTCTAGATTAATCGCCTGAACCCCCATTGCAACCTCCATAGCGCCCATCGAAAAGCCAAACAGGCAGAACGGAATCATAAGAGTCAACCAGCTATTGGCGACTCCTGCTATTAGAAGGCTTATGAGCAACATGCACGTTGTAATGAGGGCCATATACCGGCTACCAATTGAGCGCAGAATAACACCCGCTACAGGAAACGAAATCAGTGCTCCCAGGCCTAGGCCTAACAATGCTTGCCCCAGCTGCGCTTCGTTCAGATCTGTTTGGTTTTTAATGGCGGGCATTCTCGAAACAATACTTCCGTATGCTAAGCCATTTGCCATAAATAAGAATTTACACGCCCATTTGGCATGGGGGAGTTTATTTGTTTGATTCATAATAATTCCAAGACGCTAACGGACTGGTTGTTTGATATTAATTAGGCTGACAAATAGCTTCCTCCTATTTGTCTAAAACGATAGGGCCTTATCCATTTCAGGCCCTGTCTCTCGCGGCTTGCAGCCGCGCAGGCGCATCCATGCGCCTAGCTATTAACATGTCAACATCATTGCCATGTTAATAAATAAAATAAGCGGTTTGATGAATAGATATATTTGTTAATTCCGAATAATTAGAGGCGTGTGTGTAACGGTCCAATTAACCAGGAGTTTAGGAGTCAGAGCATTAACTAGATGTGCCGCGATAAGGTAGCAATCAGTCTGTGACAAAAAGAGTCGAGTATCCCTGCATACATTCCCATATAGGTCGTTAAATAAGGGGTATATCCCTTATTAATGAGGAATCCAGCTACTTCTTTATATAGTGAGTAGCCTCGACATTATATCCGTCGGGATCGTAGACAAAGGCTGCATGAAAACCGCTCTCTACCTTGTATCCTGGCGTTCTATTACCCATCCCCCCTGCTTTTATAGCGGCTGTGAGAAAAGCTTTAACCTGTTCTTCGCTGGTCGCTCTAAAACAAAAATGTGGTCGAGGATCACATGCTTTCTTTCTCTTGGACTCAACAAGATATAGGCTTCCATATCGCTCTTTGGACTCCCCAAGCGCTACAACACGCACATCCTGGTCAACTTCAAATTTAACTTCATATCCAAGCGGCTTAAGAACAGCTCGATACCAAGCGAGGCTTTCTTCAATATTGGTTACATCAATAGAAAAGTGGTCTATCACCTTTATACTCCTGAATAAGTGATGATTATTAATCCGGCTGACAATTAGCTTCCTTCTATTTGTCTGAAACGACAGAGCCTGCACATGTCTGGCCCTGTCTCCCGCGGCTCGCCGCCGCGCAGACGTATCCATGTGCTTAGTTATCAACATGTCAATATCATTGCCATGTTAATAATTAGTCCTTACTTGCCTCTTTAAGCAGATAGGTGACAAGTTCTCTGCGCTGTTTTTCTGAATATGCCGGCTCAGGATAACTGTCCATAAGAATCAAGCCCTCAATTGCGGTCCACAATGATAGAGCTCTGATAGGATCTTTCGCCTCTTCCGCAATACGAGCCCAGTAATCGCGATAAAAGCGCGTAAAAGGTTCAGTAATTGGTGGTTCTTCCGCCACAGCCGCTTGGAAGATACCTTGCGAGAAGTCATTCATCTTTTTTGACTCATCTGCAATTGCCAGAATCATGCCCGTTAGTACTGGAAAAGGTACGTCTTTGGCTTTCTCTATTTCCTGTTCGACCAGCTCCCTTGTCTTCATGAACATGTCATCGACGATGGCGACTACCAGATCCCGCTTCGTGGGGAAGTTGTGAGTGATTGCCCCGCGACTACACCCCAAGTCCTTACCGACGGCATCAAAGGTCAATTTACTCGGGCCTTGCTCTTGGATAATTTTCCTGGCTGAAGAAATGAAGTTCTCTAAGGTGAATTGTCGGCGTCTTGTCATTTTACTTAACCCATAACAAACAGAACGGTCTGTATGTTATGGGGGAATGGAACGACTGTCAATACTCAATCAAACCCAATGTTGCTGAAGACAGTTATCTGGTGTCTGACCCCTTAGGTTTTTGCGCAAAGCTCGCCGTAATCAACCAGCTGTAGGCGCTTTCATAGCGACGGAGTAGTGTTTGCCGAGAAGAGAACTTAACTCAATAGCTACTACTCTGCACCATAATAGGCGGCTTCGACGTTATAGCCATCAGGGTCGTAAACAAAGGCGGCAAAGTAGTCATGCTCTTCCCTGTAGCCTGGCGCTCCATTATCTGTTCCGCCAGCCGCTATAGCCGCTGCGTAAAAAGCTCTCACTTTCTCTTCGCTGCTTGCTTTAAAGCAAAAGTGGGGGCGTGGGTCACAGGCGCCTTTTTCCTTGGCCTCAATTAAATACAGTTCTCCATGCTGAGCTTTCACTTCTCCAAGTCCAGCAACGCGAACACCATAGTCTGCGTCTGATTTAACCTCATAACCTAGCGGCTCAAGAGCCGCTCTATACCAGGCGAGGCTTTCATTGAAGTTAGTTACACATATTGAAAAATGATCAATCATTATTGTCCCCTTTTTATGTACTCATTAGCTTTTAGGCAGAACACAACTAGCTTTGACAATAAACGTAGCTCAGATATGAATGGGCTCCAAGGTGCATTGAGCGTAGTTTAGTTATTGTCACAAGCAAACTCTGAGGGAATTATAGAGACGATACCTGTCAACTTCTGTCAGGTATAAAGATCAATCACTGTAACACTCAGTGAATTTCCCACTCTATCAAATCGGGTCGTGGAGAGTGGCTTCTAACGATGAAATATATGGAGTGGTGAGTAAGCCCTCTGCTTTCAATGTGATGGCGACCTATGGGATTGAATTTATACATATTGCCATTGAAGGTAGGCCATCGGTGTACCTGACCTGCCGGAATGGTGCGAGGTCAAAAAGTGATCAGATGACAAAAATTTGGAGGGGGGTGGGTCAAATCTCTGATATCTGAGCAACCAACACCGCACCCCTAAGTCTTTTTTTACACCCGCGAAATTAAAAATTTAGCCTTGGCCTTATTGCTCTCACTTTGGGCAAAAAAGGCCGTCTAGAAGACGGCCTGAGATAGAGTTAGATAACGGACGACAAGGCTTACCAAGCCGCCGCTATGGTCACGCTCGGCTGATTGTGCGGGTCGTGTGGAAGCAGGATTTCACCGCCCGATGGCGCATCAAACGCCGCCATGGCGCTGACTAAGGCTTCAACCT contains:
- a CDS encoding IS256 family transposase, with product MNQKELEAFAREAAKSLKTEKDLNEFRQMLTKATVEAALNAELDVHLGYEKHQSSNSDNSRNGYSSKTLRTEDGQFEVNTPRDRQGSFEPLLVKKQQTRFTTMDDKILSLYAKGMSTREIVATFKEMYGADVSPTLISKVTDAVIERVVEWQSRPLDAVYPIVYLDCIVVKIRQDKQVINKAIYLALGVNLEGHKELLGMWISETEGAKFWLNVLTELQNRGVKDILIACVDGLKGFPEAINTVYPQTRIQLCIVHMVRNAVKYVPWKDYKPVTTDLKRIYQSATEEEALSELDKFAERWDEKYPQISRSWRLHWENLNTLFRYPEDIRRAIYTTNAIESLNSVIRKVIKKRKLFPTDDSARKVVYLAIMDASKKWTMPIRNWKSALNRFMIEFEDRLTEYL
- a CDS encoding MFS transporter → MNQTNKLPHAKWACKFLFMANGLAYGSIVSRMPAIKNQTDLNEAQLGQALLGLGLGALISFPVAGVILRSIGSRYMALITTCMLLISLLIAGVANSWLTLMIPFCLFGFSMGAMEVAMGVQAINLERLIQKPCMSTLFAMASVGGMIGAGSTFIFSDLEPIKHFSILMVSGLILLGISLPYLVPDPEKVEAEEENHGFKMPPKALFGIGILALCAMVSEGAIADWGALLLSSEKGASEAVAALGYAAFSAVMIFGRLFGDRFREKISDVSLVRVLASIATVGMALVLFCESPAMAIIGFAVVGLGLSVVSPIMFNAAGNQPGVEPAIGVASISTLGYGGMLAGPPLIGLLANNTGLGTALLVVLGLCVLLLLKASWVCGATKNAPLTL
- a CDS encoding VOC family protein, with translation MIDHFSIDVTNIEESLAWYRAVLKPLGYEVKFEVDQDVRVVALGESKERYGSLYLVESKRKKACDPRPHFCFRATSEEQVKAFLTAAIKAGGMGNRTPGYKVESGFHAAFVYDPDGYNVEATHYIKK
- a CDS encoding TetR/AcrR family transcriptional regulator; translation: MTRRRQFTLENFISSARKIIQEQGPSKLTFDAVGKDLGCSRGAITHNFPTKRDLVVAIVDDMFMKTRELVEQEIEKAKDVPFPVLTGMILAIADESKKMNDFSQGIFQAAVAEEPPITEPFTRFYRDYWARIAEEAKDPIRALSLWTAIEGLILMDSYPEPAYSEKQRRELVTYLLKEASKD
- a CDS encoding VOC family protein: MIDHFSICVTNFNESLAWYRAALEPLGYEVKSDADYGVRVAGLGEVKAQHGELYLIEAKEKGACDPRPHFCFKASSEEKVRAFYAAAIAAGGTDNGAPGYREEHDYFAAFVYDPDGYNVEAAYYGAE